A single window of Mycolicibacterium aurum DNA harbors:
- a CDS encoding HNH endonuclease signature motif containing protein: MFDALFAGFDESALLTAVEQAAREEAQAAARKLSAIAELVYTTVDEDDERGGWAYDPWKNTSALLGAVLSISQKRASGQMRIAVALRGRLPKIAALLCQGRLSPRLISEITWRTQLVDDAMVALVDAALADRAVTWGPLSDEKLVRSIEAVIDRYDPDAVRLAQEVIRGRDVRIGAQEDPKETATIWGRLMAGDAAALEVLITGMVNGVCAEDPRTVGDRRSDALGALIHGNEVLRCRCGSSGCTASAPAKSRVVISVIADQAAIDSAKDLIAAQDREHQQQKLSEKQSAAAPEGGATPTDGTASEEGAAPEIAATPVEEPGLDGQATEAAAPAEPTSEGTLAESGASSSPCQRDSGLALMPDGKVLPIAALAEAIRGGAAIKALWLPGPDPEPQYRPSAKLAAFVRARDQFCRFPGCDVPALRCDIDHVVPWPYGPTHPSNLNCACRDHHLAKTFWEGWRDVQRPDGAVVWTDPTGRSYTTMPGSRLFFPSWGTTTAELPPLAVPPPDPDRLAKMPRRRRTRAAENAARIKAERDANAARRAREERPAAERQQGPPDYGNDPPPF, from the coding sequence ATGTTCGATGCACTGTTCGCGGGTTTCGATGAGTCCGCGTTGCTTACTGCGGTCGAGCAGGCTGCCCGGGAGGAAGCCCAGGCCGCGGCGCGCAAGCTCTCGGCAATTGCCGAGTTGGTCTACACGACGGTGGATGAGGACGACGAGCGGGGTGGGTGGGCCTACGACCCGTGGAAGAACACCTCTGCCCTGTTGGGGGCCGTGCTGAGCATCAGCCAGAAGCGCGCGTCGGGACAGATGCGGATTGCGGTGGCGTTGCGTGGCCGGCTGCCGAAGATCGCGGCGTTGTTGTGCCAGGGCCGGCTGAGTCCGCGGTTGATCTCGGAGATCACGTGGCGCACGCAGTTGGTTGATGACGCAATGGTGGCCCTGGTAGACGCCGCGCTGGCCGACCGGGCTGTGACGTGGGGTCCGCTGTCGGACGAGAAGCTGGTGCGGTCGATTGAGGCGGTGATCGATCGGTATGACCCGGACGCAGTGCGGCTGGCGCAGGAGGTCATACGGGGCCGGGATGTGCGGATCGGTGCGCAGGAGGATCCGAAGGAGACGGCGACGATCTGGGGCCGGTTGATGGCCGGCGATGCCGCGGCGCTGGAGGTGCTGATCACCGGGATGGTCAACGGGGTGTGCGCGGAGGATCCGCGGACGGTGGGGGATCGGCGTTCGGATGCGTTGGGGGCGTTAATCCACGGCAATGAGGTGCTGCGGTGTCGGTGCGGGTCGTCGGGGTGCACGGCGTCGGCGCCGGCGAAGTCGCGGGTGGTGATCTCGGTGATCGCCGATCAGGCCGCCATTGATTCCGCCAAGGATCTGATCGCCGCCCAGGACCGCGAGCACCAGCAGCAGAAGCTATCCGAGAAACAAAGCGCGGCGGCCCCGGAGGGTGGGGCAACGCCGACCGACGGAACTGCCTCGGAGGAGGGCGCGGCGCCCGAGATCGCAGCGACGCCCGTAGAAGAGCCGGGTCTCGATGGCCAGGCCACCGAGGCCGCTGCGCCTGCTGAGCCGACGTCGGAGGGCACGCTCGCCGAGTCGGGTGCGAGTTCATCTCCGTGTCAACGTGATTCAGGATTAGCGCTGATGCCCGACGGCAAGGTGTTGCCGATTGCGGCGTTGGCTGAGGCGATCCGGGGCGGGGCGGCGATCAAGGCGCTGTGGCTACCGGGTCCCGATCCCGAGCCGCAGTATCGTCCGTCGGCGAAGTTGGCCGCGTTTGTTCGGGCCCGCGATCAGTTCTGCCGTTTCCCGGGTTGTGATGTGCCAGCCCTACGCTGCGATATCGATCATGTGGTGCCCTGGCCCTATGGGCCGACCCACCCATCGAACTTGAATTGCGCATGCCGTGATCACCATCTGGCCAAGACGTTCTGGGAAGGCTGGCGCGATGTGCAGCGGCCCGATGGCGCGGTGGTCTGGACCGACCCGACCGGTAGGTCTTACACGACGATGCCGGGCAGTCGGCTGTTCTTTCCTTCCTGGGGCACCACCACGGCCGAACTGCCGCCACTGGCTGTGCCGCCGCCGGATCCCGACCGCCTGGCCAAGATGCCGCGACGGCGACGCACCCGCGCCGCCGAGAACGCCGCACGCATCAAGGCTGAACGCGACGCCAACGCCGCCCGCCGCGCCCGCGAGGAACGACCCGCCGCCGAGCGTCAACAGGGGCCACCCGACTACGGCAACGACCCCCCGCCGTTCTGA
- a CDS encoding metal-dependent hydrolase produces the protein MLRPRRFDTEIDPGPVQIQARKVRFDVADAPLHWIPGHPAASHVVSVLNIVLPAGERWFVQTFNEALPLVKDPKLAEDIRGFIGQEAIHADVHDRALHEFMIGHGVDPAPVLDQVEHLFTGALAPLDGEADDARRLNHLCDRLWLIAAIEHYTAVMGDFALNCTWDEHGADPTLVDLFRWHGSEEVEHRSVAHDVAVYFHDSYLARIRAMSVAATMLFVFFQRAAWYLVKTDPTVDANWWTFNRMRMRDSKLGLLPRYRKLFGTSTFGYFRPGYSPEQLGSTAQAVAYLAASPAARAAHL, from the coding sequence ATGTTGCGACCACGCCGTTTCGACACCGAGATCGACCCCGGTCCCGTGCAGATCCAGGCGCGCAAGGTGCGCTTCGATGTCGCGGACGCCCCGCTGCACTGGATACCGGGGCACCCGGCCGCCTCGCACGTCGTCAGCGTCCTGAACATCGTCCTGCCCGCAGGCGAGCGATGGTTCGTCCAGACCTTCAACGAAGCGCTACCTCTGGTCAAAGATCCGAAGCTGGCCGAGGACATCCGGGGATTCATCGGGCAGGAAGCCATCCACGCCGACGTGCACGACCGCGCCCTGCACGAGTTCATGATCGGTCACGGCGTCGACCCCGCACCTGTCCTCGATCAGGTCGAGCACCTGTTCACGGGTGCGCTTGCACCTCTGGACGGGGAAGCAGACGATGCCCGTCGACTGAATCATCTCTGCGACCGGTTGTGGCTGATCGCCGCGATCGAGCACTACACCGCCGTGATGGGCGATTTTGCCCTCAACTGCACCTGGGACGAGCACGGCGCAGACCCGACGCTGGTCGATCTGTTCCGCTGGCACGGCAGCGAAGAGGTCGAACACCGCAGCGTTGCCCATGACGTCGCCGTCTACTTCCACGACAGCTACCTCGCGCGGATCCGCGCGATGAGCGTGGCCGCCACCATGCTGTTCGTCTTCTTTCAGCGCGCCGCGTGGTACCTGGTCAAGACCGATCCCACGGTCGACGCGAACTGGTGGACCTTCAACCGGATGCGGATGCGTGATTCCAAGCTCGGCCTGCTCCCCCGCTATCGCAAGCTTTTCGGGACCAGCACTTTCGGCTACTTCCGGCCCGGATACTCACCCGAGCAGCTGGGCTCCACCGCGCAGGCGGTCGCCTATCTGGCCGCCTCGCCCGCGGCACGCGCCGCCCACCTGTGA
- a CDS encoding PDR/VanB family oxidoreductase, with product MRLFDRYRQTPPTASGRLRHDPTLSLADAAITGLFAATAAVRRIRPPHGGPDTFPLTVAARRVVARDQDVVELTLTPAPGGTLPQWYPGAHLDLHLPSGRVRQYSLCGDPTRRDHYRVAVRRIPDGGGGSVEVHDGLSVGSTVDTHGPRNAFPLTVPGYGSPTQRFRFIAGGIGITPVLPMLGLARRLGIDWSMIYTGRSVDALPFVDEVAGYGAAVEIRTDDRRGLPTAADLLGDCPDGTAVYACGPAPMLTAIRTALVGRDNVELHFERFAAPPVTDGHPFQVTVASSGRTVDVGADESLLAALRRAGVHASYSCQQGFCGTCRTRVLAGTAEHRDTLLTEPERAAGTMLTCVSRAADGSALTLDL from the coding sequence ATGCGCCTGTTCGACCGGTACCGGCAGACTCCGCCGACCGCCTCGGGGCGGCTCCGTCACGATCCGACGCTCAGCCTGGCCGACGCGGCGATCACCGGGCTGTTCGCCGCGACGGCGGCGGTGCGCCGCATCCGTCCGCCGCACGGCGGGCCGGACACCTTCCCGCTGACGGTGGCCGCGCGCCGCGTCGTGGCCCGCGACCAGGACGTCGTCGAGCTGACCCTGACGCCGGCACCGGGCGGCACGCTCCCACAGTGGTATCCGGGCGCCCACCTCGATCTCCACCTGCCCAGCGGGCGGGTTCGGCAGTACTCCCTCTGCGGTGACCCCACCCGGCGGGACCACTATCGCGTCGCGGTGCGCCGAATCCCCGACGGCGGTGGCGGTTCGGTCGAAGTCCACGACGGACTCTCGGTGGGATCGACGGTCGATACCCACGGACCGCGCAACGCGTTCCCGTTGACCGTGCCCGGATACGGTTCGCCCACACAGCGTTTCCGCTTCATCGCCGGCGGTATCGGTATCACGCCGGTCCTGCCGATGCTCGGTCTCGCCCGCCGCCTCGGCATCGATTGGTCGATGATCTACACGGGCCGCTCGGTGGACGCTCTGCCGTTCGTCGACGAGGTGGCCGGCTACGGAGCGGCCGTCGAGATCCGCACCGACGACCGTCGCGGGCTGCCCACCGCTGCCGATCTGCTCGGCGACTGCCCCGACGGCACCGCGGTCTACGCGTGCGGACCCGCGCCGATGCTCACCGCGATCCGTACTGCGCTGGTGGGACGCGACAATGTCGAACTGCACTTCGAACGTTTCGCCGCGCCGCCGGTCACCGACGGCCACCCGTTCCAGGTCACGGTCGCGTCCTCCGGCCGGACGGTGGACGTCGGCGCGGACGAGTCGCTGCTGGCCGCCCTCCGCCGGGCCGGGGTGCACGCGTCGTACTCCTGCCAGCAGGGTTTCTGCGGAACGTGCCGCACCCGGGTGCTCGCAGGTACTGCCGAGCATCGCGACACCCTGCTGACCGAGCCGGAACGCGCCGCGGGGACGATGTTGACCTGCGTGTCCCGTGCGGCGGACGGTTCCGCCCTGACGCTCGATCTGTAG
- a CDS encoding serine/threonine-protein kinase — translation MPLAAGETFAGYTIVRLLGSGGMGEVYLARHPRLPRQDALKVLPAKVSADPEYRQRFDREADIAATLWHPHIVGVHDRGEDDGQLWISMDYVEGTDAAHLLAARDGKGMPAPQVAEIITAVAEALDYAHERHLLHRDVKPANILVARPGAPDQRILLADFGIARWDDDISGLTATNMTVGTVNYAAPEQLMGRQLDGRADQYALAATAFHLLTGTPPFSHSNPAVVIGQHLSAAPPVVADHRPDLADVDPVLAKGLAKEPGDRFERCADFAHALTHRLTAGAPAQPDVTRLSTSRAVGSAPDTDAPRSRLRPAILVPAVLAVLLVVAIAVAAVEFLRADRTDEPVTARQQPTATTTPSVALPPPPTTATTDVTTEVTDTVTDTVTPTSTAPAAAVIGANCAPLDSTSTTESGATAYCASVPGSASTIWSLTQGEVPSPTSTPPPDPTEPPIPAEEAFPVLTCMEQTGQTRRECRRDIRDSNGQPPVP, via the coding sequence ATGCCGTTGGCCGCAGGTGAGACGTTCGCGGGTTACACGATCGTGCGCCTGCTGGGTTCCGGCGGCATGGGCGAGGTCTACCTGGCACGACATCCCCGGCTACCCCGGCAGGATGCGCTGAAAGTCCTCCCCGCCAAGGTGTCCGCCGACCCGGAGTATCGGCAGCGGTTCGACAGGGAAGCCGACATCGCCGCCACACTCTGGCACCCGCACATCGTCGGCGTGCACGACCGCGGCGAGGACGACGGTCAGCTCTGGATCTCGATGGACTACGTCGAGGGCACCGACGCCGCGCACCTACTGGCCGCCCGGGACGGAAAAGGCATGCCTGCACCGCAGGTCGCCGAGATCATCACCGCGGTGGCCGAGGCGCTCGACTACGCACACGAACGCCACCTGTTGCATCGCGACGTCAAACCCGCCAACATCCTGGTGGCCCGTCCGGGAGCGCCTGATCAACGAATTCTGTTGGCGGACTTCGGAATTGCTCGGTGGGATGACGACATCAGCGGACTGACGGCCACCAACATGACCGTCGGAACCGTCAACTACGCAGCTCCGGAACAGCTGATGGGCCGACAGCTCGACGGTCGTGCTGATCAATATGCGTTGGCGGCGACGGCTTTTCACCTGCTGACCGGCACACCGCCGTTCTCGCACTCCAATCCGGCCGTGGTGATCGGCCAGCACCTGTCGGCGGCACCGCCGGTGGTCGCCGACCACCGGCCCGACCTGGCCGACGTGGACCCGGTGCTGGCCAAGGGGCTGGCCAAAGAGCCCGGCGATCGCTTCGAGCGGTGTGCCGACTTCGCCCACGCCCTCACTCACCGCCTCACAGCAGGCGCTCCCGCGCAACCGGATGTCACCCGACTGTCGACGAGCCGGGCGGTGGGGTCGGCGCCGGACACCGATGCGCCGCGGTCCCGCCTGCGACCCGCCATCCTCGTGCCCGCTGTCCTCGCGGTGCTGTTGGTCGTGGCGATCGCGGTGGCCGCCGTCGAGTTTCTGCGCGCCGACCGCACCGACGAGCCGGTGACCGCGCGTCAGCAGCCGACGGCCACGACGACACCCAGCGTCGCGCTACCGCCACCCCCGACCACGGCAACCACGGACGTCACCACCGAGGTGACCGACACCGTCACCGACACGGTGACACCGACGTCGACGGCACCGGCCGCCGCGGTCATCGGCGCGAATTGCGCCCCGCTGGACAGCACATCCACCACCGAGAGCGGGGCCACGGCGTACTGCGCCTCGGTTCCGGGCTCCGCAAGCACCATCTGGTCGTTGACGCAGGGCGAGGTGCCCAGTCCGACGTCGACGCCCCCGCCTGACCCGACCGAGCCCCCGATTCCCGCCGAAGAGGCGTTCCCGGTGCTGACCTGCATGGAACAGACAGGTCAGACGCGCAGGGAGTGCCGGCGAGATATCCGGGACAGCAACGGCCAGCCGCCGGTCCCGTGA
- a CDS encoding NUDIX domain-containing protein: MPKLSAGLLLFRETDGALEVLIGHPGGPFWARKDEGAWSIPKGEYIEGEDPWAAAQREFTEEIGTPPPAGQRIDLAPVRQPGGKVVTAFAVRGDLDADGVVSNTFTLEWPRGSGQFREFPEIDRAGWFDLVAARVKLLKGQRPLLDQLEAALGRGAPA, from the coding sequence ATGCCCAAGCTCAGTGCCGGACTGCTGCTCTTCCGCGAGACCGACGGGGCGCTGGAAGTGCTCATCGGCCATCCCGGCGGTCCATTCTGGGCGCGCAAAGATGAAGGTGCCTGGTCGATTCCGAAGGGCGAGTACATCGAGGGTGAGGATCCCTGGGCAGCGGCTCAGCGTGAGTTCACCGAGGAGATTGGCACACCCCCGCCCGCCGGCCAGCGGATCGACCTCGCGCCGGTGCGCCAGCCCGGCGGCAAGGTGGTGACCGCCTTCGCGGTACGCGGGGACCTCGACGCCGACGGCGTCGTCAGCAACACGTTCACGCTGGAATGGCCCAGGGGATCGGGACAGTTCAGGGAGTTCCCGGAGATCGACCGGGCGGGCTGGTTCGACCTGGTCGCGGCGCGGGTGAAGCTGCTGAAGGGGCAGCGGCCGCTGCTGGACCAGCTCGAGGCGGCACTCGGACGCGGCGCACCGGCATGA